A region of Catenibacterium mitsuokai DNA encodes the following proteins:
- the mtaB gene encoding tRNA (N(6)-L-threonylcarbamoyladenosine(37)-C(2))-methylthiotransferase MtaB, whose translation MATVAFHTLGCKVNSYESEAMLEIFKKRGYETIDFESPADVYVINTCTVTNTGDSKSRQMIRKAHRTNPEAVICVVGCYSQVASEEITGIEGVSVVLGTQHRASIVDFVEEYKSTHKQIVKIENVMKVSRFEDLSIHAFENKTRAFLKIQDGCNNFCTYCIIPYARGGVRSRPKEDVLRQAQELVDRGFVEIVLTGIHTAGYGVDLENYSFYDLLVDLTTKIKGLKRLRISSIEMSQVSDEIIELIGKSPIIVDHLHIPIQSGTDSILRRMARHYNTAEFEKKYFELKEALPGISITTDVIVGFPGETEEDFVDTYNWIKKLHFNQLHVFPYSRRRGTPADRMPSQVPGDVKKERVRRLLKLSDELKTEFALSEMNKELEVLIEEEKDGYMVGHASNYLKVLVADTSLKEGHIYKVKVTDHRGYDLIGVVSSEEA comes from the coding sequence ATGGCAACAGTTGCTTTTCATACATTAGGCTGTAAAGTAAACAGCTATGAATCAGAGGCGATGTTAGAAATATTCAAAAAGAGAGGATATGAAACAATCGACTTCGAATCTCCTGCAGATGTATATGTTATTAATACTTGTACAGTCACAAATACAGGAGACTCTAAATCAAGACAGATGATCCGTAAGGCACATCGTACAAACCCTGAAGCAGTCATCTGCGTTGTGGGCTGTTATTCACAGGTTGCGAGTGAAGAAATCACAGGAATTGAAGGTGTTTCTGTTGTGCTAGGAACACAGCATCGTGCATCTATTGTGGACTTTGTAGAAGAATATAAGAGCACACATAAACAGATAGTTAAAATCGAAAATGTTATGAAGGTGTCTCGTTTTGAAGACTTAAGTATTCATGCATTTGAAAATAAAACAAGAGCTTTCTTGAAAATTCAAGATGGCTGTAATAACTTCTGTACATATTGTATTATTCCTTATGCACGTGGAGGCGTACGTTCTCGTCCTAAGGAAGATGTATTAAGACAGGCTCAGGAATTAGTAGACAGAGGATTTGTAGAAATCGTATTAACTGGTATTCATACAGCAGGTTATGGTGTGGATTTAGAGAATTATTCTTTTTATGACTTATTGGTAGATTTGACAACTAAGATTAAAGGATTGAAGAGATTACGTATTTCTTCTATTGAAATGAGTCAGGTCAGTGATGAGATTATCGAACTTATTGGAAAGAGTCCTATTATTGTTGATCATCTTCATATTCCAATTCAGTCTGGTACAGATTCTATTCTAAGAAGAATGGCAAGACATTATAATACAGCTGAATTTGAAAAGAAATATTTTGAATTAAAGGAAGCATTACCAGGAATCTCTATTACAACAGATGTTATTGTAGGATTCCCAGGAGAAACAGAAGAAGACTTTGTAGATACATATAACTGGATCAAGAAGCTTCATTTTAATCAGTTGCATGTTTTCCCTTACTCAAGAAGAAGAGGTACACCTGCAGACCGTATGCCTAGTCAGGTCCCAGGTGATGTTAAGAAAGAACGTGTTAGAAGACTATTAAAGTTATCTGATGAATTAAAAACAGAATTCGCATTATCTGAAATGAATAAGGAACTAGAAGTATTGATTGAAGAAGAAAAAGATGGCTATATGGTTGGTCATGCATCTAATTACTTGAAGGTTCTTGTGGCAGATACTTCTTTAAAAGAAGGACATATTTATAAAGTGAAAGTAACAGATCATCGAGGTTATGATTTAATCGGGGTGGTTTCTAGTGAAGAGGCTTAA
- a CDS encoding UDP-N-acetylmuramoyl-L-alanyl-D-glutamate--2,6-diaminopimelate ligase, giving the protein MKRLNELFKVESDLKIESIHSDSRYVRKDSIFFCIEGLVTDGHKYVDDAIFQGAKCIVHSKPLRRYYQGIVYVQVPDVLDELNRVADLFYDHPSYKMTGIGVTGTSGKTVVARVVARLLGRYLKMGYVGNNGIEYGATMMQMTGTTPDPICLHRNFYNMVKENVKGFTLEVSSHGLALKRVDSVNFSIVVFTNAYEEHMDFHGTIDNLMVSYEKLFRLLQEGGYAILNADEVRFNHFLSMNYKDLSEHAKILSYGIHHKADIMARNIEYFIDHSTFDICIKNRLFHVEVPIIAPFNISNTLAILTTLYALEMTPEEIVNAIKYIQPVEGRMEVVPVKQPFHIIVDYCQHAHNFEEVFKFVYGVKGNGHLIAVFGAPGRKDIHKRSKIGALANKYCDYVILTEQDERDDDIEGICEQIQEQIVDPISVIITNRRFAIQQAIDAACAGDVILILGKGHEQFMTSLVGNTPYPGDKFIAQEYAKQLYNQELEEEL; this is encoded by the coding sequence GTGAAGAGGCTTAATGAGCTTTTTAAAGTTGAAAGTGATTTGAAGATTGAATCTATACATAGCGATTCTCGTTATGTAAGAAAAGATTCTATCTTCTTTTGCATTGAAGGACTTGTGACAGATGGTCATAAATATGTGGATGATGCTATTTTCCAAGGGGCTAAATGTATTGTCCATTCTAAACCATTGCGTCGTTATTATCAGGGTATTGTCTATGTTCAAGTGCCGGATGTTCTCGATGAACTCAATCGTGTGGCAGATCTTTTCTATGATCATCCCTCTTATAAGATGACAGGTATTGGTGTAACAGGCACAAGTGGCAAAACGGTAGTAGCTCGTGTTGTTGCACGCTTATTAGGTCGTTATTTAAAGATGGGCTATGTAGGAAATAATGGAATAGAATATGGAGCCACTATGATGCAGATGACAGGAACAACACCTGACCCAATCTGCCTTCATCGTAATTTCTACAACATGGTTAAGGAGAATGTGAAAGGCTTTACTCTTGAAGTATCGTCTCATGGTTTAGCTTTAAAGCGTGTTGATTCTGTAAATTTCAGTATTGTGGTTTTTACAAACGCTTATGAAGAACACATGGATTTTCATGGTACGATTGATAATCTGATGGTCTCTTATGAAAAGCTCTTTAGATTATTACAAGAAGGTGGTTATGCTATCTTAAACGCAGATGAAGTGCGCTTTAATCATTTTCTTTCAATGAATTATAAAGATTTGTCAGAACATGCAAAGATCTTAAGCTATGGTATTCATCATAAGGCAGATATTATGGCTCGTAATATTGAATATTTTATTGATCATTCAACGTTTGATATATGTATTAAGAACCGTTTATTTCATGTAGAGGTACCAATCATTGCGCCTTTTAATATTTCAAATACACTTGCAATATTGACAACACTCTATGCCTTAGAAATGACACCTGAAGAAATAGTCAATGCGATTAAATATATTCAGCCAGTAGAAGGGCGTATGGAGGTTGTACCTGTTAAACAGCCTTTCCATATTATTGTAGACTATTGCCAGCATGCACATAACTTTGAAGAAGTATTTAAGTTTGTATATGGTGTAAAGGGTAATGGTCATTTAATTGCGGTATTTGGTGCACCAGGTCGTAAAGATATTCATAAAAGAAGCAAGATTGGTGCTTTGGCTAATAAGTACTGTGATTATGTCATTTTGACAGAGCAGGATGAAAGAGACGATGATATTGAAGGAATCTGTGAACAGATTCAAGAACAGATTGTAGATCCAATTTCTGTTATCATCACCAATCGTCGTTTTGCGATTCAGCAGGCTATTGATGCAGCCTGTGCAGGAGATGTTATTCTTATCCTGGGAAAAGGCCATGAACAGTTCATGACATCTCTGGTAGGTAACACACCTTATCCTGGAGATAAATTCATTGCACAGGAGTATGCAAAACAGTTATATAATCAGGAATTGGAAGAAGAATTATAG